A genomic region of Amblyraja radiata isolate CabotCenter1 chromosome 16, sAmbRad1.1.pri, whole genome shotgun sequence contains the following coding sequences:
- the gjd3 gene encoding gap junction delta-3 protein — MGEWSFLSDWLDSIKTHAPMLGRVWLLLMMIFRILVLATVGSDIFEDEQEEFACNTLQPGCKQVCYNKAFPISPYRFWVFHIVFLSVPSLLFVVYAVHLSTKDEETQEKIGIIQRKEPLAGDGVPRIQQCYIVHVILRLLAEVGLVVSQYLIFGFTIEPQFICTGFPCPHTVDCFVSRPMEKTVFLMFYFVVSILSALISFVELVHIFKKIFSQRQLNPFEKQNRSNSDYEKGREPHTVQLLDKMVMVNLNSNHSDIDSTHKTKSLGSSNSRRSSQSSAKKPPLYI; from the coding sequence ATGGGAGAATGGAGTTTCCTGAGCGACTGGCTGGACTCGATCAAGACGCACGCCCCCATGCTGGGGCGTGTGTGGCTGCTTCTCATGATGATATTCCGCATTCTTGTCCTGGCCACGGTGGGGAGCGACATCTTCGAAGACGAGCAGGAAGAGTTTGCCTGCAACACACTCCAGCCAGGTTGCAAGCAGGTCTGCTACAACAAGGCCTTTCCCATCTCGCCCTACAGGTTCTGGGTCTTCCACATAGTCTTTCTCTCAGTGCCGTCCTTGCTGTTTGTCGTCTACGCCGTCCACCTGTCCACGAAGGACGAGGAGACGCAAGAGAAGATTGGCATCATCCAAAGGAAGGAACCATTGGCCGGCGACGGAGTGCCAAGGATACAGCAGTGCTATATTGTCCACGTTATCCTTCGGCTTCTGGCTGAAGTTGGGCTGGTTGTGTCCCAGTATTTGATATTTGGCTTCACAATCGAGCCGCAGTTTATCTGCACGGGTTTCCCCTGCCCGCATACCGTGGACTGTTTCGTCTCCCGCCCAATGGAGAAGACGGTGTTTTTGATGTTTTATTTTGTGGTCAGCATCCTCTCCGCCCTGATCAGCTTCGTGGAGTTGGTGCACATATTTAAGAAGATATTCAGCCAACGGCAACTAAACCCGTTTGAGAAGCAGAACCGGTCAAACAGTGACTATGAGAAGGGTCGAGAACCACACACGGTCCAGTTACTGGACAAGATGGTCATGGTGAACCTTAACTCCAACCACTCTGACATCGATTCTACTCACAAGACCAAGTCCTTGGGCAGTAGTAACAGTCGAAGATCTTCCCAATCGAGTGCAAAGAAACCTCCTCTCTACATCTAA